From a single Ursus arctos isolate Adak ecotype North America unplaced genomic scaffold, UrsArc2.0 scaffold_34, whole genome shotgun sequence genomic region:
- the FZD10 gene encoding frizzled-10, which translates to MPRPGPRLWLVLQVIGSCAAISSMDMERPGDGKCQPIEIPMCKDIGYNMTRMPNLMGHENQREAAIQLHEFAPLVEYGCHGHLRFFLCSLYAPMCTEQVSTPIPACRVMCEQARLKCSPIMEQFNFKWPDSLDCSKLPNKNDPNYLCMEAPNNGSDEPSRGSGLFPPLFRPQRPHSAQEHSLRDVGPGRASCDNPGKFHHVEKSAACAPLCTPGVDVYWSRGDKRFAVVWLSVWAVLCFFSSAFTVLTFLIDPARFRYPERPIIFLSMCYCVYSVGYIIRLFAGAESIACDRDSGQLYVIQEGLESTGCTLVFLVLYYFGMASSLWWVILTLTWFLAAGKKWGHEAIEAHSSYFHLAAWAIPAVKTILLLVMRRVAGDELTGVCYVGSMDVNALTGFVLIPLACYLVIGTSFILSGFVALFHIRRVMKTGGENTDKLEKLMVRIGVFSVLYTVPATCVIACYFYERLNVEYWKILAAQHKCKMNNQTKSLDCVMAASIPAVEIFMVKIFMLLVVGITSGMWIWTSKTLQSWQNVCSRRFKKSRRKPASVITNSGIYKKAQHPQKTHLGKYEIPAQPPTCV; encoded by the coding sequence ATGCCGCGTCCGGGCCCCCGCCTGTGGCTGGTCCTGCAGGTGATAGGTTCGTGCGCCGCCATCAGCTCCATGGACATGGAGCGTCCGGGCGACGGCAAGTGCCAACCCATCGAGATCCCGATGTGCAAGGACATTGGCTACAACATGACCCGTATGCCCAACCTGATGGGCCACGAGAACCAGCGCGAGGCCGCCATCCAGCTGCACGAGTTCGCGCCGCTGGTGGAGTACGGCTGCCACGGCCACCTCCGCTTCTTCCTGTGCTCGCTGTACGCGCCCATGTGCACAGAGCAAgtctccacccccatccccgcctGCCGGGTCATGTGCGAGCAGGCCCGGCTGAAGTGCTCCCCGATCATGGAGCAGTTCAACTTCAAGTGGCCCGACTCCCTGGACTGCAGCAAACTCCCCAACAAGAACGACCCCAACTACTTGTGCATGGAGGCGCCCAACAACGGCTCGGACGAGCCCTCCCGGGGCTCGGGCCTGTTCCCGCCGCTCTTCCGGCCGCAGCGGCCGCACAGCGCGCAGGAGCACTCGCTCAGGGACGTGGGCCCGGGGCGCGCCAGCTGCGACAACCCGGGCAAGTTCCACCACGTGGAGAAGAGCGCGGCGTGCGCGCCGCTGTGCACGCCCGGCGTGGACGTGTACTGGAGCCGCGGCGACAAGCGCTTCGCCGTGGTCTGGCTGTCTGTCTGGGCTGTGCTGTGCTTCTTCTCCAGCGCCTTCACCGTGCTCACCTTCCTCATCGACCCAGCGCGCTTCAGGTACCCCGAGCGCCCCATCATCTTCCTCTCCATGTGCTACTGCGTCTACTCGGTGGGCTACATCATCCGCCTCTTTGCGGGCGCTGAGAGCATCGCCTGCGACCGGGACAGCGGGCAGCTCTATGTCAtccaggaggggctggagagcaCGGGTTGCACCCTCGTCTTCCTGGTCCTCTACTACTTCGGCATGGCCAGCTCGCTGTGGTGGGTGATTCTCACGCTCACCTGGTTCCTGGCTGCGGGCAAGAAGTGGGGCCACGAGGCCATCGAGGCCCACAGTAGCTACTTCCACCTGGCGGCCTGGGCCATCCCGGCCGTGAAGACCATCCTGCTCCTGGTGATGCGCAGGGTGGCGGGCGACGAGCTCACCGGCGTGTGCTACGTGGGCAGCATGGACGTGAACGCCCTCACCGGCTTCGTGCTCATCCCGCTGGCCTGCTACCTGGTCATCGGCACTTCCTTCATCCTCTCCGGCTTCGTGGCCCTCTTCCACATCCGCAGGGTGATGAAGACCGGTGGGGAGAACACCGACAAACTGGAGAAGCTCATGGTGAGGATCGGAGTCTTCTCCGTGCTCTATACCGTGCCGGCCACCTGTGTGATCGCCTGTTACTTTTACGAACGCCTCAACGTGGAGTACTGGAAAATCCTGGCCGCTCAGCACAAGTGCAAAATGAACAACCAGACCAAAAGTCTGGACTGCGTGATGGCCGCGTCCATCCCGGCGGTGGAGATCTTCATGGTGAAGATCTTTATGCTACTGGTGGTGGGCATCACCAGCGGGATGTGGATCTGGACGTCCAAGACCCTGCAGTCCTGGCAGAACGTTTGCAGCCGCAGGTTCAAGAAGAGCAGGAGGAAGCCCGCCAGCGTCATCACCAACAGTGGGATTTACAAAAAAGCCCAGCATCCCCAAAAAACCCATCTCGGGAAATATGAAATCCCTGCCCAGCCTCCCACCTGTGTGTGA